A stretch of [Clostridium] innocuum DNA encodes these proteins:
- a CDS encoding tRNA 2-thiocytidine(32) synthetase TtcA — translation MELHTILGDIRKADQDYHLIDDGDRIAVGVSGGKDSMVLLTALHMYSKFADRNFEVVGIHIKLGFPNMDFSEVVAFCRQQGITFYQFDSQVYEILKRNPDKEGNIKCSLCSKFKKATVIDAAKKLNCTKVAFGHHSDDAVETLMMNAIHGGKLATFLPKMYMSRTDTTFIRPLVYSYESDILSALERNQIPFVKSTCPNDGYTERQAMKDMLQEFYRSYPMAQKNFIRMLYNEDQVELWHREGDHMAEKAKSMSVLLKEEKDLQLARHGANYFIVYSHSDNPKQRHHLKIREDESIAIMEGTPIAEIFQAYSSVKHTQ, via the coding sequence ATGGAACTGCATACTATCTTAGGCGATATACGAAAAGCGGATCAGGACTACCATCTGATCGATGACGGGGACCGGATTGCCGTGGGGGTGAGCGGCGGGAAGGACAGCATGGTGCTGTTGACTGCGCTGCACATGTATTCAAAATTTGCAGACAGGAATTTTGAGGTGGTCGGCATTCATATAAAGCTCGGCTTTCCGAACATGGACTTCAGCGAGGTTGTTGCTTTCTGCCGGCAGCAGGGCATCACCTTTTACCAGTTTGATTCCCAGGTGTATGAGATTTTGAAGCGGAATCCAGATAAGGAGGGCAACATCAAATGCAGCCTATGTTCCAAGTTTAAAAAGGCAACGGTTATCGACGCCGCAAAGAAGCTGAACTGCACGAAGGTGGCATTCGGCCATCACAGCGATGATGCTGTGGAAACACTTATGATGAATGCGATACACGGCGGAAAGCTGGCAACGTTTTTACCGAAGATGTATATGTCGCGAACAGACACCACCTTTATCCGCCCGCTGGTTTATTCCTATGAAAGCGATATTTTATCGGCACTGGAACGAAATCAGATTCCGTTCGTGAAAAGCACCTGTCCCAACGACGGCTATACGGAGCGGCAGGCAATGAAGGATATGCTGCAGGAATTTTACAGGAGCTATCCAATGGCACAGAAAAATTTCATCCGGATGCTGTATAACGAGGATCAGGTGGAGCTGTGGCACAGGGAGGGTGACCACATGGCAGAGAAAGCAAAATCCATGTCTGTACTTCTGAAGGAGGAAAAAGATCTGCAGCTCGCACGCCACGGTGCCAACTATTTTATCGTCTATTCGCACAGCGACAACCCGAAGCAGCGTCATCATTTGAAAATTCGCGAGGATGAAAGCATAGCTATCATGGAAGGAACACCGATTGCGGAAATCTTTCAAGCATATTCCTCTGTGAAGCATACACAGTAA
- the truB gene encoding tRNA pseudouridine(55) synthase TruB: MDGILLINKEQNMTSHDVVARLRRILHTTKIGHSGTLDPNATGVLLVLIGKACKALPFLEDTDKEYIATLQLGIQTISDDIWMEPLKKAPIQPITDFQSVLNSFRGVQKQVPPMISSVRVNGRKLYEYAREGIAVTRPEREVTIYDIEALDSQKLQFRVSCSSGTYVRSLCHDIAQKTGNLGCMSSLVRTKVGRFSLDECVTLQDVQEGRFQLHTLQEVLSHYEPVEYERPADIYNGKKITLRCEADDVAITHNGNIVAIYQREDAAVFRCVRGLW; the protein is encoded by the coding sequence ATGGACGGTATTTTACTAATAAACAAGGAACAGAATATGACCTCGCATGATGTGGTGGCACGTCTGCGAAGGATTTTACATACAACGAAAATCGGACACAGCGGTACACTGGATCCGAATGCGACCGGCGTGCTTCTGGTTTTGATTGGCAAGGCCTGCAAGGCGCTGCCGTTTCTGGAGGATACGGACAAGGAGTATATTGCGACGCTGCAGCTGGGCATTCAGACGATCAGTGATGATATCTGGATGGAGCCGCTGAAGAAAGCGCCGATACAGCCGATTACAGATTTTCAATCGGTTCTGAACAGCTTTCGCGGTGTACAGAAGCAGGTACCACCAATGATTTCCAGTGTCCGGGTGAACGGAAGAAAGCTTTATGAATATGCACGGGAAGGGATAGCGGTAACGCGTCCAGAGCGTGAGGTAACCATATATGATATTGAAGCGCTGGATTCGCAGAAGCTGCAGTTTCGGGTCAGCTGCAGCTCCGGAACCTATGTGCGTTCCCTGTGCCATGACATCGCACAGAAAACAGGAAATCTGGGATGTATGTCCTCGCTGGTTCGTACAAAGGTAGGGCGTTTTTCCCTTGATGAATGCGTCACTCTGCAGGATGTTCAGGAAGGCCGTTTTCAGCTGCATACGCTGCAGGAGGTGCTTTCCCATTATGAACCGGTGGAATATGAACGGCCTGCGGATATTTATAATGGAAAGAAAATCACACTAAGGTGCGAGGCGGATGATGTTGCCATTACCCATAACGGAAACATTGTCGCTATATATCAGCGTGAGGATGCGGCAGTATTTCGCTGTGTCCGCGGCTTATGGTAG
- a CDS encoding bifunctional riboflavin kinase/FAD synthetase, whose protein sequence is MKVVHINLTGTAVVEEPLTACIGYFDGLHLGHQKLIDEVKRVAKIRNTRCALITFDPDPWCVIKGVRDIAHITPMKQRMRIAEAMGIEYWIILDFSREMADLTPQDFHEKVLKPLRLDTLVCGYDFHYGRKGEGNAQSLHEQTDFDVHVIDQVSSEHRKISSSRIEELIQEGDMEKAARFMGRWYDMEGSVKGGSHVGRKNGFPTANLRLQELYVMPKKGVYVGAVKVLGTWHRAMMNVGNNPTYNYQEAGSIEAHLLDFDQDIYEEPVIFRFLSYIREERKFPDARALGEQLKKDLATTRSYFEKGKESALCD, encoded by the coding sequence ATGAAGGTAGTACATATAAATTTAACAGGGACAGCAGTTGTCGAAGAACCGCTGACAGCCTGCATCGGCTATTTTGACGGTCTGCATCTGGGGCATCAGAAGCTGATTGATGAGGTGAAGCGTGTTGCGAAAATACGCAATACCCGCTGCGCCCTGATCACCTTTGATCCCGATCCCTGGTGCGTGATCAAGGGGGTGAGGGATATTGCACACATCACACCGATGAAGCAGCGGATGCGGATTGCGGAGGCCATGGGAATCGAATACTGGATCATTCTTGATTTTTCCAGAGAAATGGCGGATTTGACTCCGCAGGATTTTCATGAAAAGGTGCTTAAGCCGCTGCGTCTGGATACGCTGGTTTGCGGATATGATTTCCACTATGGAAGAAAAGGGGAGGGGAATGCACAATCCTTACATGAACAGACGGATTTCGATGTGCATGTCATCGATCAGGTTAGCAGTGAGCATAGGAAAATCAGCTCCTCGCGTATCGAAGAGCTGATCCAGGAAGGCGATATGGAAAAGGCGGCCCGCTTCATGGGACGCTGGTACGATATGGAGGGAAGCGTCAAGGGGGGCAGTCATGTTGGAAGGAAGAACGGATTTCCTACGGCCAACCTGCGTCTGCAAGAGCTCTACGTCATGCCGAAAAAGGGGGTATATGTGGGGGCGGTCAAGGTGCTGGGGACATGGCACAGGGCGATGATGAACGTCGGTAACAATCCAACCTACAATTACCAGGAAGCAGGATCCATCGAAGCGCATCTGCTGGATTTTGATCAGGACATTTATGAGGAGCCTGTCATCTTCCGGTTCCTGTCCTATATACGGGAGGAACGGAAGTTTCCGGATGCACGCGCCCTCGGTGAACAGCTGAAAAAAGACCTGGCAACGACACGTTCCTATTTTGAAAAGGGAAAGGAGTCTGCCCTATGCGATTAA
- a CDS encoding RelA/spoT family protein, protein MRLKVFDTIDEALALLSENNEFYHEIEREIEQYLIAVFKESSEMIIDINSRVKSKESLREKIIRNRFYVENDSAQGILDNLSDLIGFIIECRFIEDEYNVLNKIRETLNIRNEEDGFYYNEINPHFFLDCASRQPQIQKNGFAIYRIDGYYLKDGQKVNVELQIKALVHSFWGEIEHKLVYKNTNYYVYDDFMKDLLASIKANLTITDRQLNIIYNQMQETSLSDASITETSFEKQISKAINDLFALKMNESIGFTMNLKSVSTILGHYIFIKDIRFDGGNNDRISSLFRTFKKLNSIQMDFENEILMDADFYSKDVFVHILGNYLISVLNRDYDWFVFFKMLFAIEPGNNMEDFCLFLNVIKNYLVDNYWLNTSFVRLPMDQSDLLHEECARILANSLCEIGTIDIIHDDKMVAINKAFVRFIEELENRVISYSDFMQYRSAYYEDWMQRMNNIFQK, encoded by the coding sequence ATGCGATTAAAGGTATTTGACACAATTGATGAAGCATTAGCCCTGCTTTCTGAAAACAATGAATTCTATCATGAAATAGAACGGGAGATTGAACAGTATCTGATTGCGGTATTTAAGGAATCCAGTGAAATGATCATCGATATCAATTCGCGTGTGAAGTCAAAGGAGAGCCTGCGTGAAAAAATCATCCGCAACCGCTTTTACGTGGAGAATGACAGTGCGCAGGGAATTCTGGATAATCTGAGTGATTTGATCGGCTTTATCATTGAATGCCGTTTTATTGAGGATGAATACAATGTGCTCAATAAAATACGGGAAACGCTGAACATCCGTAATGAAGAGGATGGCTTCTATTATAATGAAATCAATCCGCACTTCTTTCTGGACTGCGCCTCACGGCAGCCCCAGATTCAGAAAAACGGCTTTGCAATCTATCGTATTGACGGCTATTATCTCAAGGACGGACAAAAGGTCAATGTAGAGCTGCAGATCAAGGCGCTGGTGCATTCCTTCTGGGGTGAAATCGAGCATAAGCTGGTGTATAAAAATACGAATTATTATGTGTATGATGATTTCATGAAGGATCTGCTTGCCAGCATCAAGGCCAATCTGACCATTACCGACCGGCAGCTGAACATCATATACAATCAGATGCAGGAAACGTCGCTGAGTGATGCGAGTATCACGGAAACCAGCTTTGAAAAACAGATTTCCAAGGCAATCAATGATTTGTTCGCACTGAAGATGAACGAATCCATCGGCTTTACGATGAATCTGAAAAGTGTGTCTACGATTCTGGGACATTACATCTTTATCAAGGACATTCGCTTTGACGGCGGTAACAATGACCGTATCTCCTCACTGTTTCGTACCTTCAAGAAGCTGAATTCCATTCAGATGGATTTTGAAAATGAAATTCTCATGGATGCGGATTTCTATTCCAAGGATGTGTTTGTGCATATTCTGGGGAATTATCTGATCTCCGTGCTGAACCGCGATTATGACTGGTTCGTCTTCTTCAAGATGCTGTTCGCCATCGAGCCGGGAAACAATATGGAGGATTTCTGTCTGTTTTTAAATGTCATCAAGAATTATCTGGTCGACAATTACTGGCTGAATACGAGCTTTGTCCGTCTGCCGATGGATCAAAGCGACCTGCTGCATGAGGAATGTGCCCGTATTCTGGCAAACTCCCTGTGTGAAATCGGTACAATTGATATCATCCACGATGATAAAATGGTCGCCATCAACAAGGCATTTGTCCGCTTTATCGAGGAGCTGGAGAACCGTGTGATTTCCTATTCCGACTTCATGCAGTACCGCAGTGCCTATTATGAGGACTGGATGCAGCGCATGAACAATATTTTTCAAAAGTGA
- a CDS encoding SpoIIIAH-like family protein: MNKQALAFLTMFSLILMLSVYYVTLPADSTSVMEEQAPQSDKKADKENTAAKTEDAQGKTEEAQEQKKDTSESADGSTKLQDSINQKKEEEINRNSSVVADTKSDDSAKKEALAAIDELKDEKSMQKSVADLLKKDGYQTAVEINGDTCIISVFEQKDDKNVAKTIMQKAQEATNHKYLMEVTFK, encoded by the coding sequence ATGAATAAACAAGCACTTGCATTTCTGACCATGTTCTCTCTGATTCTGATGCTGTCTGTCTACTATGTGACACTGCCGGCGGATTCCACCAGTGTCATGGAGGAACAGGCCCCTCAATCTGATAAAAAAGCAGATAAGGAAAACACAGCAGCAAAGACAGAGGATGCTCAGGGCAAGACGGAAGAAGCACAGGAACAGAAGAAAGATACATCAGAATCGGCAGATGGTTCAACAAAGCTGCAGGACAGCATCAATCAGAAAAAGGAAGAGGAGATCAACCGCAATTCCAGTGTGGTTGCGGATACCAAAAGCGATGACAGTGCAAAGAAAGAAGCACTTGCCGCAATCGATGAGCTGAAGGATGAGAAAAGCATGCAGAAAAGCGTGGCTGACCTGTTGAAGAAGGATGGCTATCAGACAGCTGTGGAAATCAATGGAGATACGTGTATCATCTCGGTGTTTGAACAGAAGGATGATAAAAATGTTGCGAAAACGATCATGCAGAAGGCACAGGAAGCTACAAATCACAAATATTTGATGGAAGTTACTTTCAAATAA
- a CDS encoding Asp23/Gls24 family envelope stress response protein, translating into MAQEYIALKERNNAGVIALSKSAFQTIAKIVVEEDENIRLADSATPFKYPISCKIVNDQLILSIDIKVKYSVNVNEESSKVQSKIFENIEHMTGYTPDIIDIHVVGFIF; encoded by the coding sequence ATGGCTCAAGAGTATATTGCATTAAAGGAACGAAACAATGCAGGTGTAATCGCACTCAGCAAATCTGCATTCCAGACGATTGCAAAAATCGTTGTCGAAGAGGATGAAAACATTCGGCTGGCGGACAGCGCTACACCGTTTAAATATCCGATCAGCTGCAAGATCGTGAATGATCAGCTGATTTTGTCGATCGACATAAAAGTAAAGTACAGCGTAAACGTAAATGAAGAATCAAGCAAAGTACAGAGTAAGATCTTTGAAAATATTGAACATATGACCGGGTATACACCGGATATCATCGATATCCACGTCGTTGGCTTTATCTTTTAA
- a CDS encoding 5'-nucleotidase, which produces MAVSLEDCLVIGISSRALFDLDDENYIYETKGLQAYSEYQLAHEQEILKPGSGFALVKALLKLNESSKKRRVEVLIMSRNSADTSLRIFTSIAHYGLDITRAVLSGGGPLTGYLKAFGVDLFLSANEEDVRSALAVGFAAGRIYTNAIEGYDPLQDIAQIRIAFDGDAVLFSDASEQIFQKDGLEAFAEHEKACARQVLPEGPFAQFLKTIAALQKEFEGHAPIRTALVTARNAPAHERVIRTLRAWDVRIDEAFFLGGITKREVLKAFGAHIFFDDQSSHTTPASSVVPSAQVVYGDGK; this is translated from the coding sequence ATGGCGGTAAGTCTTGAGGACTGCCTGGTAATCGGAATATCCAGCCGGGCATTGTTTGATCTGGATGATGAAAACTACATATATGAAACCAAGGGATTACAGGCGTATAGCGAATATCAGCTGGCGCATGAGCAGGAAATTCTGAAGCCGGGCAGCGGATTTGCCCTGGTGAAGGCACTGCTGAAGCTGAATGAGAGCAGTAAGAAGCGAAGAGTTGAGGTATTGATCATGTCACGCAACAGTGCGGATACCTCGTTGCGTATCTTTACCTCGATTGCCCATTACGGACTGGATATCACCCGGGCGGTGTTAAGCGGCGGAGGACCACTGACCGGCTATCTAAAGGCATTCGGTGTGGATTTGTTTTTAAGCGCCAATGAGGAGGATGTCCGTTCTGCGCTTGCGGTCGGTTTTGCGGCGGGACGCATTTATACCAATGCGATTGAGGGCTATGATCCGCTGCAGGATATCGCTCAGATCCGGATTGCCTTTGATGGTGATGCCGTGCTGTTTTCAGATGCGAGCGAACAGATATTTCAAAAGGACGGTCTGGAGGCATTCGCAGAGCATGAAAAGGCATGTGCCCGACAGGTACTGCCGGAGGGACCCTTTGCGCAGTTTCTCAAGACGATTGCGGCCCTGCAGAAGGAATTTGAAGGGCATGCGCCGATACGCACCGCCCTTGTGACCGCACGCAATGCACCGGCGCATGAACGGGTGATCCGAACTCTGCGTGCATGGGATGTCCGTATTGATGAGGCCTTTTTTCTGGGTGGCATTACAAAGCGCGAGGTACTGAAGGCGTTTGGTGCGCACATCTTCTTCGATGACCAGAGCAGCCATACCACACCTGCCAGCAGTGTTGTGCCGAGTGCACAGGTTGTGTATGGGGATGGAAAGTGA
- the nusB gene encoding transcription antitermination factor NusB, which produces MNSRHKLRELAMTSLYQHFLLQKDIKECVYDNSETNEIDPFLYTVTIDAIRYQDVYIDKINAALRQDWTFARLGFVEQAILMMAACELDLETAPKAIVIDEAVTLAKKYCDDETYRLINGVLDRL; this is translated from the coding sequence ATGAACAGCAGACATAAACTACGGGAGCTGGCAATGACCAGCCTGTATCAGCATTTTTTATTACAGAAGGATATCAAGGAGTGTGTGTACGACAACAGTGAAACCAATGAGATTGATCCGTTTCTCTACACGGTAACCATCGATGCCATCCGCTATCAGGATGTCTATATTGACAAGATCAATGCGGCACTTCGTCAGGACTGGACGTTTGCGCGCCTTGGCTTTGTGGAGCAGGCCATTTTGATGATGGCGGCATGCGAGCTGGATCTGGAAACGGCACCGAAGGCAATTGTCATTGATGAGGCTGTTACACTGGCGAAGAAATACTGCGACGATGAAACGTATCGTCTGATCAACGGGGTACTGGATCGTCTATGA
- the xseA gene encoding exodeoxyribonuclease VII large subunit, whose amino-acid sequence MSQNVYSVSALVHYIKQTLDNDIRIQSILIKGEISNFTNHRSGHWYFTLKDARSKISCVMFSSHARRCNILLKEGMKVIVTASVSMYEAGGSVQLYVTAVRSDGLGDLFLQLEEVKKKLAAQGLFDPQKKKPLPQYPMRIGVITAKTGAAVQDILTTISRRWPLAEVVVYPSLVQGIQASGAIVENLRKADQGGHDVILLARGGGPIEDLWCFNEEAVARAVFAMHTVIVTGVGHETDTTLVDYVSDARAPTPTAAAELITPDLEEVRMNVSLMRRRLVKDMETRLHMAKQALEPIRSHRYMRDPLSYIREEEMKLAMHVQQLSIVEAAVAAMAMQLKQNSHKLAIHSERLFQKNTRSIAESRLRLTQALHNYDTLRKRQIGNISALLDAYSPLKSLSRGYAIAYHGDEVISSVDAVEQNDRLRLRMQDGYLYTNIEKKEKL is encoded by the coding sequence ATGAGTCAGAATGTTTATAGTGTATCCGCGCTGGTTCACTATATCAAGCAGACGCTGGACAATGATATCCGTATCCAGTCCATTCTCATCAAGGGGGAAATCAGCAATTTTACAAATCACCGCAGCGGACACTGGTATTTTACCCTAAAGGATGCCCGTTCCAAAATCAGCTGTGTTATGTTTTCTTCCCATGCCAGACGCTGTAACATCCTGTTAAAGGAGGGGATGAAGGTCATTGTAACGGCCTCTGTCTCCATGTATGAGGCGGGCGGAAGTGTACAGCTGTATGTGACAGCGGTACGCTCGGATGGCCTGGGTGATCTGTTTCTGCAGCTGGAGGAAGTGAAAAAGAAGCTGGCTGCACAGGGCTTGTTTGATCCGCAGAAGAAAAAGCCGCTGCCGCAGTATCCGATGCGCATCGGTGTTATTACCGCGAAAACCGGAGCGGCCGTACAGGATATCCTGACGACGATTTCCCGGCGCTGGCCGCTGGCTGAGGTTGTGGTGTATCCCAGCCTGGTACAGGGGATTCAGGCAAGTGGAGCCATTGTTGAAAATCTGCGCAAGGCGGATCAGGGCGGACATGATGTCATCCTGCTGGCAAGAGGCGGTGGACCGATTGAGGATTTGTGGTGCTTCAATGAGGAAGCAGTCGCCCGTGCCGTGTTTGCCATGCATACGGTTATCGTAACCGGTGTCGGTCATGAAACGGATACGACACTGGTGGATTATGTATCGGATGCCCGGGCGCCGACACCGACAGCTGCAGCGGAGCTGATCACGCCGGATTTGGAAGAGGTTCGCATGAACGTATCCCTGATGCGGCGGCGGCTCGTAAAGGATATGGAAACACGTCTGCATATGGCGAAGCAGGCCCTGGAGCCAATTCGTTCACACCGCTATATGCGCGACCCGTTAAGCTACATACGGGAAGAGGAAATGAAGCTTGCCATGCATGTGCAGCAGCTGAGCATCGTGGAAGCAGCGGTTGCCGCAATGGCCATGCAGCTGAAGCAGAATTCCCATAAGCTCGCCATACACAGCGAACGCCTGTTTCAGAAGAATACACGCAGCATCGCGGAAAGCAGGCTGCGCCTGACGCAGGCACTGCACAATTACGATACGCTGCGAAAACGTCAGATAGGGAATATCAGCGCACTGCTGGATGCCTATTCCCCGCTGAAAAGTCTGTCCCGCGGTTATGCCATCGCCTATCATGGTGATGAAGTGATATCCAGCGTGGACGCTGTAGAACAAAATGACCGGCTGCGCTTGCGCATGCAGGATGGATATTTATATACGAACATCGAGAAGAAGGAGAAATTATAA
- the xseB gene encoding exodeoxyribonuclease VII small subunit translates to MEQKLPFKQSMSRLEEIIAALEKNEIELEDAIALFEEGLQLVNSCDSQLKNFENRVQELLNTYQEGSDNV, encoded by the coding sequence ATGGAACAGAAACTGCCGTTTAAACAATCCATGAGCCGGCTGGAGGAAATCATTGCCGCACTGGAAAAAAATGAAATTGAGCTGGAGGATGCCATCGCTCTGTTTGAAGAAGGACTGCAGCTGGTGAATTCCTGTGATTCACAGCTGAAAAATTTTGAAAATCGTGTACAGGAGCTGCTGAACACCTATCAGGAGGGCAGCGACAATGTCTGA
- a CDS encoding polyprenyl synthetase family protein, translated as MSDFESYLSHCLDTLEHSRVHEAMQYSLMAGGKRIRPRLLLAVLRAYGFEETIGYPVAAAIEMIHTYSLIHDDLPAMDNDTLRRGRPTCHVKFGEDVAILAGDALLTQAFYTAAACTCRAEVLVEILKLLSEFSGADGMILGQIKDLEGEANPGIDHAGLQDIHYYKTGRLLSLPLVCAALLAGHREDAAVWERIGADTGLSFQIQDDILDVTSTVEELGKNINSDAENEKTTYVTLMGVEAAREEADRYYRRALAQLDALPLDAAPVRELFDQLMKRKN; from the coding sequence ATGTCTGACTTTGAAAGCTATCTGTCCCATTGTCTGGATACGCTGGAGCACAGCAGAGTCCACGAGGCAATGCAGTATTCTCTGATGGCAGGCGGCAAGCGGATACGCCCCAGGCTGCTGCTGGCAGTGTTGCGTGCCTATGGCTTTGAAGAGACGATCGGCTATCCCGTAGCCGCTGCGATTGAAATGATCCATACCTATTCTTTGATTCATGATGATCTGCCGGCAATGGATAATGACACGCTGCGCAGAGGCAGGCCGACCTGTCATGTCAAATTCGGTGAGGATGTCGCTATTCTGGCAGGGGATGCCCTGTTGACGCAGGCCTTTTATACAGCGGCTGCGTGTACCTGCCGTGCAGAGGTTCTTGTGGAAATCTTAAAGCTGCTTTCCGAATTCAGCGGAGCAGACGGTATGATTCTGGGACAGATCAAGGATTTGGAGGGGGAAGCAAATCCCGGCATTGATCATGCCGGACTGCAGGACATCCATTATTATAAAACCGGTAGACTGCTGAGTCTTCCGCTGGTCTGTGCTGCACTGCTTGCAGGACACAGGGAGGATGCAGCGGTATGGGAGCGCATTGGCGCGGATACCGGATTATCCTTCCAGATTCAGGATGATATTCTGGATGTGACCAGCACTGTTGAGGAGCTTGGGAAAAACATCAACAGCGATGCGGAAAATGAAAAAACAACCTATGTCACGCTGATGGGCGTTGAAGCCGCCCGAGAGGAAGCGGATCGTTATTACCGGCGGGCGCTTGCACAGCTTGATGCGCTGCCGCTGGATGCAGCACCGGTAAGAGAGCTGTTTGATCAGCTGATGAAGCGAAAAAACTGA